The following are encoded together in the Tepidiforma bonchosmolovskayae genome:
- the secF gene encoding protein translocase subunit SecF, which translates to MLDFAGKRWWYLGFSGVFFLAALAALAVWGLKPGIEFTSGSTFTIEFKERTVTQAELRQAMRDLGHPEARVQQSGTNTFIVRTNELENAPSLTGGAGPVPPGEIDDIERGLQERFGALERKDFATVSGSVSSEIARYATLAVIAAAVAILFYIWLAFRQLPKAWRYGACAVIALVHDAVIVMGLFAVLGEFRGVEVDTAFITAILTVIGFSVHDTIVVFDRVREMVTRDPYIPFEEAVNASLTETLARSINTSLVVVLTIVAMLLIGGETIRNFLLVLLVGIVAGTYSSIGVASQILVAWENRDFAKLWRKMRGQQELAAEAA; encoded by the coding sequence ATGCTGGACTTCGCGGGGAAACGGTGGTGGTACCTCGGATTCTCGGGGGTGTTTTTCCTGGCGGCGCTGGCGGCGCTGGCGGTCTGGGGGCTGAAGCCGGGCATCGAGTTCACGTCGGGGTCGACGTTCACGATTGAGTTCAAGGAGCGGACGGTTACGCAGGCGGAGCTGCGGCAGGCGATGCGCGACCTGGGCCATCCAGAGGCGCGGGTGCAGCAGTCGGGCACGAACACCTTCATCGTGCGGACGAACGAACTGGAGAACGCGCCGAGCCTGACGGGCGGGGCCGGCCCGGTTCCGCCGGGCGAAATCGACGACATCGAGCGGGGGCTGCAGGAGCGGTTCGGGGCGCTCGAGCGGAAGGACTTCGCGACGGTGTCGGGGTCCGTATCGTCGGAGATTGCGCGGTACGCGACGCTGGCAGTGATTGCAGCGGCTGTGGCGATCCTGTTCTACATCTGGCTGGCGTTCCGGCAGCTGCCGAAGGCGTGGCGGTACGGCGCCTGCGCCGTTATTGCGCTGGTGCACGATGCGGTCATCGTGATGGGGCTGTTCGCGGTGCTGGGCGAGTTCCGGGGCGTGGAGGTGGACACGGCCTTCATCACGGCAATCCTGACGGTCATCGGCTTCTCGGTGCACGACACCATCGTGGTGTTCGACCGGGTGCGGGAGATGGTGACGCGCGACCCGTACATTCCGTTCGAGGAGGCGGTGAACGCGAGCCTGACGGAGACGCTGGCCCGGTCGATCAATACGTCGCTGGTGGTGGTGCTCACGATTGTGGCGATGCTGCTGATCGGCGGGGAGACAATCCGGAACTTCCTGCTGGTGCTGCTGGTCGGCATTGTGGCGGGGACGTATTCGAGCATTGGGGTGGCCTCGCAGATCCTGGTTGCATGGGAGAACCGGGACTTTGCGAAGCTGTGGCGGAAGATGCGGGGGCAGCAGGAGCTCGCGGCCGAGGCAGCGTGA
- a CDS encoding glycerophosphodiester phosphodiesterase, with protein MSLAHPDPFAPEIPRPVLIAHGGGNSPSAVAAALAAGADLLEVDLWLHRGRFEARHERRIRFFPFLVETWYLKRLPSAHFGLEQLLELAATAGAGVLLDLKDGGRDAAPALRDLLAAPGPRPPVVASSQSWNILRALSEAVPALPLLYSIDVRAKLDLFLAVAERDPLPRGISCRHTLLARPVVEQLRAAGLAVVAWTVDDLERARELADWGVDGITTHRVAEFRDAFRASP; from the coding sequence GTGAGCCTGGCGCACCCCGACCCGTTCGCCCCGGAGATTCCCCGTCCCGTGCTCATCGCCCACGGCGGCGGCAACAGCCCCTCCGCTGTTGCCGCCGCTCTGGCCGCCGGCGCCGACCTCCTCGAAGTCGACCTCTGGCTCCACCGCGGCCGCTTCGAAGCCCGCCACGAGCGCCGCATCCGCTTCTTCCCCTTCCTCGTCGAAACCTGGTACCTCAAGCGGCTCCCCTCCGCCCATTTCGGCCTCGAGCAGCTCCTCGAACTCGCAGCCACTGCCGGCGCCGGCGTCCTCCTCGACCTCAAAGACGGCGGCCGCGACGCAGCCCCCGCCCTGCGCGACCTCCTCGCTGCTCCCGGGCCGCGCCCGCCCGTCGTCGCCTCCTCGCAGTCCTGGAACATCCTCCGCGCCCTCAGCGAAGCCGTTCCCGCCCTCCCCCTTCTCTACTCCATAGACGTCCGCGCCAAGCTCGACCTCTTCCTCGCCGTCGCCGAACGCGACCCCCTGCCCCGCGGCATCTCCTGCCGCCACACCCTCCTGGCCCGCCCCGTCGTGGAACAGCTCCGCGCCGCCGGCCTCGCCGTCGTCGCATGGACGGTCGACGACCTCGAACGCGCGCGCGAACTCGCCGACTGGGGCGTCGATGGCATCACCACCCACCGCGTCGCCGAATTCCGCGACGCCTTTCGTGCCAGCCCATGA
- a CDS encoding SirB1 family protein, which produces MNTADFAAFEAAIRGADHEVDLFSAAMVIARLGGHEVDPHRAARTLDLIAENVLAEAGESPSLDALAHAIDHQLFTVEGFHGSFDDYDNPENSYLDRVIERRRGIPITLSLVYLEVAQRVGLPADGVGFPGHFIVRYGEPGAHTYLDPFQQGVRLDEEELLAMLRGLDLGGARPETFLAAVTRRQILQRMLNNLHVAFRNRRDIQRWHDTIELQLRLAPWNVSLIGERGMLRYRLGRLEEALPDLETYVTASETGASPGAIRLLDQLRIRYRNMGESR; this is translated from the coding sequence GTGAACACCGCCGACTTCGCCGCCTTCGAAGCCGCCATCCGCGGCGCCGACCACGAGGTCGACCTCTTTTCCGCTGCGATGGTGATCGCCCGCCTCGGCGGCCACGAGGTCGATCCCCACCGCGCAGCCCGCACCCTCGACCTCATCGCTGAGAACGTCCTCGCCGAAGCCGGCGAATCCCCCTCCCTCGACGCCCTCGCGCACGCCATCGACCACCAGCTCTTCACGGTCGAAGGCTTCCACGGCAGCTTCGACGACTACGACAATCCCGAAAACTCTTACCTCGACCGGGTAATCGAGCGCCGCCGCGGCATCCCCATCACCCTCTCCCTCGTCTACCTCGAAGTCGCCCAGCGCGTCGGCCTCCCCGCCGATGGCGTCGGTTTCCCCGGCCACTTCATCGTCCGCTACGGCGAACCCGGCGCCCACACCTACCTCGACCCCTTCCAGCAGGGCGTCCGCCTTGACGAAGAAGAGCTCCTCGCCATGCTCCGCGGCCTCGACCTCGGCGGCGCCCGGCCCGAAACCTTCCTCGCCGCCGTCACCCGCCGCCAGATTCTCCAGCGCATGCTCAACAACCTCCACGTCGCATTCCGTAACCGCCGCGACATCCAGCGCTGGCACGATACGATCGAACTCCAGCTGCGCCTCGCCCCGTGGAACGTCAGCCTCATCGGCGAGCGCGGCATGCTCCGCTACCGCCTCGGCCGCCTCGAGGAAGCCCTTCCCGACCTCGAGACGTACGTCACCGCCAGCGAAACCGGCGCCAGCCCGGGCGCCATCCGGCTCCTCGACCAGCTCCGAATTCGCTACCGCAACATGGGGGAATCGCGATGA
- a CDS encoding Crp/Fnr family transcriptional regulator: MTTETPARHSQPRGRQALQRSIAWYLRQLSRVLNVLTDEELERLIPHLTERRFKPRQVIFATGDPAERVYLILKGRVKIYQVADNGKEIILDVAGKGDVVGDMAIVEDGERTATAQAIDETIAVSISWEDFSHLLQQSPRLGMAMMELMARRLAGMQRTFMNIVSKPVSARLADTLLARAENGVIRLGLTHQELAQTIGTSRETVTALLSRFATLGAIAPIPDGYRILDEDLLDDIAAGEVPVSPRHPVNAPASTMAG, translated from the coding sequence ATGACCACCGAAACGCCAGCCCGCCACAGCCAGCCCCGCGGCCGCCAGGCCCTCCAGCGCTCCATCGCCTGGTATCTCCGCCAGCTCTCCCGCGTGCTCAACGTCCTCACCGACGAAGAGCTCGAGCGGCTCATCCCCCACCTCACCGAACGCCGCTTCAAGCCGCGCCAGGTCATCTTCGCCACCGGCGACCCCGCCGAGCGCGTCTACCTCATCCTCAAGGGCCGCGTCAAAATCTACCAGGTCGCCGATAACGGCAAGGAGATCATCCTCGATGTCGCCGGCAAGGGCGATGTCGTCGGCGACATGGCCATCGTCGAAGACGGCGAGCGCACCGCAACCGCCCAGGCTATCGACGAGACCATCGCCGTCTCCATCTCCTGGGAAGACTTCTCCCACCTCCTCCAGCAGTCGCCCCGCCTTGGCATGGCCATGATGGAGCTCATGGCCCGCCGCCTCGCCGGCATGCAGCGCACCTTCATGAACATCGTCTCCAAGCCCGTATCGGCCCGCCTCGCCGATACCCTCCTCGCCCGCGCCGAAAACGGCGTCATCCGCCTCGGCCTCACCCACCAGGAGCTCGCCCAGACCATCGGCACCAGCCGCGAAACCGTCACCGCGCTCCTCTCCCGCTTCGCCACCCTCGGCGCCATCGCACCCATCCCCGATGGCTACCGCATCCTCGACGAAGACCTTCTCGATGACATCGCCGCCGGCGAGGTGCCCGTCTCCCCGCGCCATCCCGTGAACGCGCCGGCCAGTACCATGGCCGGGTGA
- a CDS encoding energy-coupling factor ABC transporter ATP-binding protein, with translation MTLEAPASPQSPASAPVVLVEGLVFRYPNGHQALHGIDLRIDPGEKIALIGPNGAGKSTLMLHLNGIHLPSEGRVVVNGLPVSRENLGRIRAMVGLVFQDPDDQLFSPTVYDDVAFGPIHMGLSKEEVDTRVARALAAVGLAGFERRQPFHLSIGQRKRAALATVLSMSPSLLVLDEPSAGLDPRGRRELITLLRGLEQTLLVSTHDMRLVAEIFPRTVILDDGRIVADGPTGRLLADAALLEAHGLEMP, from the coding sequence TCCGCTATCCCAACGGCCACCAGGCCCTCCACGGCATCGACCTCCGCATCGACCCCGGCGAAAAAATCGCCCTCATCGGCCCCAACGGCGCCGGCAAGAGCACCCTCATGCTCCACCTCAACGGCATCCACCTCCCCTCCGAGGGGCGCGTCGTCGTCAACGGCCTCCCCGTCAGCCGGGAAAACCTCGGCCGCATCCGCGCCATGGTCGGCCTCGTCTTCCAGGACCCCGACGACCAGCTCTTCAGCCCTACCGTCTACGACGACGTCGCCTTCGGCCCCATCCACATGGGCCTCTCGAAAGAAGAGGTCGACACCCGCGTCGCACGCGCCCTCGCCGCCGTCGGCCTCGCCGGCTTCGAACGCCGCCAGCCCTTCCACCTCTCCATCGGCCAGCGGAAGCGCGCCGCCCTCGCCACCGTCCTCTCAATGTCCCCCTCCCTCCTCGTCCTCGATGAGCCCTCCGCCGGCCTCGACCCCCGCGGCCGCCGCGAACTGATCACCCTCCTCCGCGGCCTTGAACAGACCCTCCTCGTCAGCACCCACGACATGCGGCTCGTCGCCGAGATCTTCCCACGCACCGTCATCCTCGACGATGGCCGCATCGTCGCCGACGGCCCCACCGGCCGCCTCCTCGCCGATGCCGCCCTCCTCGAAGCCCACGGCCTCGAAATGCCCTGA
- the hemW gene encoding radical SAM family heme chaperone HemW — MSRPIAVYVHIPFCTVKCGYCDFNAYAGMDALKPAYLQALLAEIRASAPLLEGRTIASIGFGGGTPGELPAAHIAAVIDALRACAPFAPSAEITLEVNPGTSTPAHLEALRAAGVTRLSIGAQSFDPGELAFLDRIHSPEATAATVAAARAAGFPSVSLDLIYALPGQPLERWLATVRAALALQPDHLSLYALTIEPGTLLARRVERGEVTPADSDLAADMYEVASDLLEAAGFEQYELSNWARPGHQSRHNRAYWTDADYLALGAGAHGYLAGERYANIDHPRAYIDAVARNASRGPRPALAAVTTPSYPAQVADWLALRLRLLEGFSPREFEARWSLPLEAAAGPVLAEAEAAGLLELVPRVRLTLRGRLLHGELAARFLAHLDRTLPHAAPAAR; from the coding sequence ATGAGCCGCCCCATCGCCGTCTACGTCCACATCCCCTTCTGTACCGTGAAGTGCGGCTACTGCGACTTCAACGCCTACGCCGGCATGGATGCCCTCAAGCCCGCCTACCTCCAGGCCCTCCTCGCGGAGATCCGCGCCAGCGCCCCCCTTCTCGAAGGCCGCACGATCGCATCCATCGGCTTCGGCGGCGGCACCCCCGGCGAACTCCCCGCCGCCCACATCGCCGCTGTCATCGATGCCCTCCGGGCCTGCGCCCCGTTCGCGCCTTCCGCCGAAATCACCCTCGAAGTCAACCCTGGCACCTCCACCCCGGCGCACCTCGAAGCCCTCCGCGCCGCCGGGGTCACCCGGCTCTCCATCGGCGCCCAGTCCTTCGACCCTGGCGAGCTCGCCTTCCTCGACCGCATCCACTCCCCCGAAGCCACGGCCGCCACCGTCGCCGCTGCCCGCGCTGCCGGCTTCCCCTCCGTCAGTCTTGACCTTATCTATGCGCTGCCCGGGCAGCCGCTCGAACGCTGGCTCGCGACCGTCCGGGCGGCCCTCGCCCTCCAGCCCGACCACCTCTCCCTCTACGCGCTCACGATCGAGCCCGGCACGCTCCTTGCGCGCCGCGTCGAGCGGGGCGAGGTGACCCCCGCCGACTCCGACCTCGCCGCCGACATGTACGAGGTCGCTTCCGACCTCCTCGAAGCCGCAGGGTTCGAACAGTACGAACTCTCGAACTGGGCCCGCCCGGGTCACCAGTCCCGCCACAACCGCGCCTACTGGACCGATGCCGACTACCTCGCCCTCGGCGCCGGCGCCCACGGCTACCTCGCCGGCGAGCGGTACGCCAACATCGACCACCCCCGTGCCTACATCGATGCCGTCGCCCGGAACGCCTCCCGGGGCCCCCGTCCCGCGCTCGCCGCCGTCACCACGCCGTCCTACCCCGCGCAGGTGGCCGACTGGCTCGCCCTCCGCCTCCGCCTTCTCGAAGGGTTCTCACCTCGGGAGTTCGAAGCCCGCTGGTCGCTCCCGCTCGAAGCAGCCGCAGGCCCCGTCCTCGCCGAGGCCGAAGCAGCCGGCCTGCTCGAACTCGTGCCCCGTGTCCGTCTCACACTCCGCGGCCGCCTGCTCCACGGCGAACTCGCCGCCCGCTTCCTCGCCCACCTCGACCGCACCCTGCCGCACGCAGCCCCGGCGGCCCGCTGA